A single region of the Corticium candelabrum chromosome 15, ooCorCand1.1, whole genome shotgun sequence genome encodes:
- the LOC134190583 gene encoding alpha-aspartyl dipeptidase-like, which produces MSRKVLLLSNSRNHGGKYLEHASDIIRELFAGVQTVVFIPYALKDKNDYTEHVKAKLSELGFAVKGVHEGNPVENIREAEAIYIGGGNTFRLLKCLYEESLLPEIRKRVLQDNVPYMGSSAGSNVATPSIHTTNDMAIVYPQSLEALSLVPFNINPHYIDHDPDRKHMGETREARIKEFHEENTTPVLGIREGSYLYVNGTKMTLLGPTGAKLFIQGEEEARELLSGADVSFLLN; this is translated from the exons ATGAGTCGCAAGGTATTGTTGTTGTCCAATTCAAGAAACCACGGTGGCAAATATCTTGAACATGCATCTGATATAATCAGGGAACTGTTTGCAGG TGTGCAGACTGTCGTGTTCATCCCATATGCTCTCAAAGACAAAAACGACTACACTGAACACGTAAAGGCTAAACTCAGCGAGCTTG GATTTGCGGTGAAGGGCGTTCATGAAGGGAATCCTGTTGAAAACATTAGAGAAGCTGAAGCCATATATATTG GCGGTGGAAACACTTTCAGGTTGCTGAAGTGCCTGTATGAAGAAAGTCTTTTACCTGAGATTAGAAAAAGAGTGCTACAG GATAATGTTCCATACATGGGAAGTTCAGCTGGAAGTAACGTCGCAACACCAAGTATCCACACTACCAATGACATGGCAATTGTCTATCCTCAGTCTCTAGAAGCACTCAGTCTTGTACCTTTCAACATTAACCCACACTACATTGATCATGACCCAGACAGAAAACACATGGGG GAGACAAGAGAGGCCAGAATAAAAGAATTTCATGAAGAAAACACGACTCCTGTTCTG GGAATCAGGGAAGGTTCATACTTGTATGTCAATGGTACCAAAATGACTCTTTTAGGACCAACTGGTGCTAAACTGTTCATTCA AGGTGAAGAAGAAGCAAGGGAACTGTTATCAGGTGCTGATGTGAGCTTTCTTTTGAACTGA
- the LOC134190773 gene encoding uncharacterized protein LOC134190773 → MMRERLRREYLRRVKVVLRTELYGRNKILAINGFALPVLTYGFGVIHWGCTDLQQLDRRTRKLLSMHGVHHPAADVDRLYAPCSDGGRGLQQIESTYQSCIVRLNCYLADSSDPFMQMIRECDSGKSSHSIKRMACRFTAQLRRSLALDDKSQNLHRNASISVEGGFEQAPKTDARHYRTCCSSLRVRSWSGKPMHGQYRRLTEQPPVDMKETYGWLKAANLPAATEGLVVAAQDQALRTRYYERKILHRDVSPTCRMCSVGLETVDHIVAGCSALAPTDYTDRHNQVASIIHWDVCRHFGVPVESRWYRHHPDRLVETDDITMMWDTTIPTARKIKANRPDICLRNRKTNTCLLIDISCPADGNIGKKHAEKLAKYNDLRVEISRMWHCRTLVVPVVLGALGTVHAGIARWLDIIPGHHNLQHLQKTVLLGSTRILRKVVCHIRHKKTLLCDWVPHRRHGTFLKHYKT, encoded by the exons atgatgcgggagagactccgtcgcgagtacttgcgcagagtgaaggtggttctccggactgagttgtatggtcggaacaagattctagccatcaatgggtttgcactaccggttctcacttacggttttggcgtcattcattgggggtgcacggacctgcagcagctcgatcgacggaccagaaagcttctctctatgcacggtgtccaccatcctgctgcagacgttgaccgactgtacgctccttgcagtgatgggggtagggggttacaacagattgagtcgacatatcaatcttgtattgtgaggctgaactgttaccttgctgacagttctgatcctttcatgcagatgatacgggagtgtgactctggaaaatcttcacactcgatcaagcgcatggcttgtcggtttactgcacagctgcggaggagtcttgctttggacgacaagtcgcagaacttacacaggaatgcatccatctcggttgaaggtggcttcgagcaagcgcctaaaacagatgcgagacattaccgtacgtgttgcagttctcttcgtgtgcggtcctggagcgggaagcctatgcacgggcagtatcgtcgtctcactgagcaaccgcctgtggacatgaaagagacctacggatggctaaaggcagcgaatcttcctgctgcaactgagggactggttgttgctgctcaagaccaagctcttcggactcggtactatgagcgcaagattctacatcgtgatgtcagtcctacttgccgcatgtgcagtgtaggcctggagacagtcgaccacattgtggcaggctgtagtgctttggcaccgacggactacactgatcgacacaatcaggtggcatccatcattcactgggacgtttgtcgccattttggggttccagtggagagcagatggtaccggcatcatcctgataggcttgtggagacggatgacattactatgatgtgggataccaccatccccactgccaggaagatcaaagccaatcgtccagacatctgtctcagaaataggaagacaaacacttgtcttcttattgatatcagctgtcctgctgatggcaacattggcaagaaacatgctgagaagttggcaaagtacaacgacttgcgagtggagataagccgcatgtggcattgtcgaacactggtggttccggtggtcttgggagctttgggcacagtgcacgcaggtattgcacggtggctggacattattccaggtcatcacaacctgcagcacttacagaaaacagtgcttctgggatctactcggatccttcgtaaagtcgt TTGCCACATACGACATAAGAAAAcactgctctgtgattgggTCCCACACAGGAGACATGGCACATTCCTAAAGCATTACAAGACATAG